In a single window of the Tellurirhabdus bombi genome:
- a CDS encoding inorganic phosphate transporter, whose product MFGLETDIFILLSLCLFAACAFEFVNGFHDTANAVATVIYTNSLKPNVAVVWSGICNFVGVLLGGIGVAMGIVNLLPVELLVDQNVYHSIAMVLALLLSAIIWNLGTWYFGLPSSSSHTLIGSILGVGLAFSTMASAKTGGGVNWEEASKIGKALLLSPLIGFSLAIILMYLLRKLVNNKALFKEPKKNTPPPAWIRGVLIATCTGVSFFHGSNDGQKGVGLIMLILIGITPAHFALNNNIDPTTMRGNITQISTVVNRIDTVGLSSADRVRLGQTKAELVNLQMLLNHPLEDNTFKREDRLQIRRDLLLINNNVKKLIESEEVNLSTADIDTLTANLNEKKGLRRFTDYAPFWVILMIALSLGLGTMVGWKRIVVTIGEKIGKQHLTYAQGASAELVAATTIALATFYKAPVSTTHMLSSGIAGSMVASRGIKNLQGGTVRNIALAWIMTLPVSIMLSFTLYIFFRWLL is encoded by the coding sequence ATGTTCGGACTAGAAACCGATATTTTCATCCTTCTTTCGCTGTGCCTTTTTGCTGCCTGCGCCTTTGAATTTGTTAACGGTTTTCACGATACCGCCAATGCCGTCGCCACTGTTATTTATACCAACTCCCTGAAACCCAACGTCGCCGTTGTTTGGTCGGGTATCTGTAATTTCGTGGGTGTATTATTGGGTGGAATCGGGGTGGCGATGGGGATCGTTAATTTATTGCCCGTCGAGCTCCTTGTTGACCAAAACGTATACCATAGTATTGCGATGGTTCTGGCGTTGCTACTGAGCGCCATTATTTGGAATTTAGGAACCTGGTATTTTGGCTTGCCAAGTTCGAGTTCACACACGCTGATTGGCTCGATTCTGGGCGTCGGTCTGGCATTTTCAACCATGGCGAGCGCCAAAACCGGTGGCGGTGTAAACTGGGAAGAAGCTTCCAAAATTGGGAAAGCCCTCTTGTTATCGCCCCTGATCGGTTTCAGTTTGGCGATCATTCTGATGTATCTGCTGCGTAAACTGGTCAATAACAAAGCCCTGTTCAAAGAGCCGAAGAAAAATACCCCACCACCCGCCTGGATACGGGGTGTGTTGATTGCTACCTGTACGGGGGTTAGCTTTTTTCACGGTTCAAACGACGGACAAAAAGGAGTTGGCCTCATCATGCTGATTTTGATTGGTATTACGCCCGCTCATTTTGCGCTGAATAACAACATCGACCCAACCACAATGCGCGGTAATATAACGCAGATTTCAACGGTTGTTAACCGGATTGATACCGTTGGGTTGTCTTCCGCCGATCGGGTCCGCCTGGGCCAAACCAAAGCTGAACTGGTTAATTTACAGATGCTTCTGAATCACCCGCTGGAAGATAATACATTCAAGCGCGAAGACCGTCTGCAAATCCGCCGCGACTTGTTGTTAATCAATAACAACGTTAAAAAGCTGATTGAGAGCGAAGAAGTGAATTTAAGTACGGCTGATATCGATACCCTTACCGCTAATCTTAACGAGAAAAAAGGCTTGCGGCGGTTTACAGATTACGCACCGTTCTGGGTCATTCTGATGATTGCCCTTTCGTTGGGATTAGGAACGATGGTGGGTTGGAAACGGATCGTTGTAACAATTGGTGAAAAAATCGGCAAGCAACACCTAACCTATGCGCAGGGTGCTTCGGCTGAATTGGTTGCTGCTACCACCATTGCGCTGGCAACGTTTTACAAAGCGCCGGTCAGTACAACGCACATGCTTTCGTCGGGTATTGCGGGGAGTATGGTGGCTAGCCGAGGCATTAAAAACCTCCAGGGCGGAACCGTGCGAAATATCGCGCTGGCATGGATCATGACGCTGCCGGTATCGATTATGCTTTCGTTTACGCTATATATCTTCTTCCGCTGGCTGCTGTAA